One stretch of Deinococcus ficus DNA includes these proteins:
- the cphA gene encoding cyanophycin synthetase has product MIRFQLDLGALEDYPTSRLPGFTDRLLDLLPSLQEHGCCYREPGGFVRRLQDGTWLGHVTEHVALELQNLAGGRVTYGKTRSVKGRPGVYNVLYTYREERLGLIAGVVALRLVNHLLPPELQGVTGLELLLPPGVSRLDLDTPFDFPGELEELRRLTRSFTLGPTTDSIVREAERRGIPHLRLDDHSLVQLGYGRYQQRVRASITGRTSHIATTTASDKDLTKQLLDRAGLPVPKGVVVRSAEDAVAAARRLRGPVVTKPLDGNHGRGVTLNLTADEDVRRGFEEARRHSREVVVEQYYPGNDHRILVIGGEVVAAAERVPAHVVGDGARTVTELVEEVNRDPRRGNGHENVMTRIVINDHVLTCLARAGHTPASVPAPDEVVFLCDTANLSTGGTAIDRTAVIHPDNATIARRAAQVIGLDVAGIDLITADITRSVHETGGGIVEVNAAPGFRMHLQPSEGEPRNVAGPVLDMLFPKDTPCRMPIIAITGTNGKSTTSRMVAHILRHAGKRVGLTTSNGVYINGERILDGDTTGPKSARVVLSDPTVEVAVLETARGGILREGLGFDRCDVGAVLNIQPDHLGLNGIETVEDLAWVKSLVVEVVTDNGTSVLNADDPLTLRMRRKAGGQVTLFSMRGASDCSADVQAHIDAGGTAVVREPTLLGDELVLYRDRQRRAILRTRDIPATLGGYAQVNVQNALAAVAMTVAQGVDLPVIRSALSTFTTSFEQSPGRLNLYDGHPFRVLLDYAHNPSGMEHLRDLLPHLRPPRGRVIGVMGVAGDRRDEDIRRMGTLAAEAFDILIVREDEYRRGRPAGEGARLVTQGALEAGHDPEQMTTILSEPEAVEHALQLARPGDLVVLLATEVEHSWAQVRDFDSSGLAPLPDLPASSATGAGA; this is encoded by the coding sequence ATGATCCGCTTCCAGCTCGATCTCGGCGCGCTGGAGGACTACCCCACCAGCCGGCTGCCCGGCTTCACGGACCGCCTGCTGGACCTCCTGCCGTCCCTGCAGGAGCACGGCTGCTGCTACCGCGAGCCCGGCGGATTCGTGCGCCGCCTCCAGGACGGCACGTGGCTGGGCCACGTCACCGAGCACGTCGCGCTGGAACTTCAGAACCTCGCCGGGGGGCGCGTCACGTACGGCAAGACCCGCTCGGTCAAGGGCCGGCCTGGGGTGTACAACGTGCTGTACACCTACCGGGAGGAGCGCCTGGGCCTGATCGCCGGCGTGGTGGCCCTGCGGCTGGTCAACCACCTGCTGCCGCCGGAATTGCAGGGCGTGACCGGGCTGGAGCTTCTGCTGCCCCCAGGCGTGAGCCGCCTTGACCTGGACACTCCTTTCGACTTCCCGGGCGAACTGGAGGAGCTGCGCCGCCTCACGCGCAGTTTCACGCTGGGTCCCACCACCGACTCCATCGTCCGGGAGGCCGAGCGGCGCGGCATTCCGCACCTGCGCCTCGACGACCACAGCCTCGTGCAGCTCGGCTACGGCCGTTACCAGCAGCGCGTCCGCGCGAGCATCACGGGCCGCACGTCGCACATCGCCACCACCACCGCCAGCGACAAGGACCTCACCAAGCAGCTGCTGGACCGCGCCGGGCTGCCCGTGCCGAAGGGCGTGGTGGTGCGCAGCGCCGAGGACGCCGTGGCCGCCGCGCGGCGCCTGCGGGGCCCGGTGGTCACCAAACCCCTGGACGGCAACCACGGCCGGGGCGTCACCCTGAACCTCACCGCCGACGAGGACGTCCGGCGCGGCTTCGAGGAGGCCCGCCGGCACAGCCGCGAGGTGGTCGTCGAGCAGTACTACCCCGGCAACGACCACCGCATCCTGGTGATCGGCGGGGAGGTCGTCGCAGCTGCCGAGCGCGTGCCCGCCCACGTGGTCGGCGACGGCGCGCGCACCGTGACGGAACTTGTCGAGGAGGTCAACCGCGACCCCAGGCGCGGCAACGGGCACGAGAACGTCATGACCCGCATCGTGATCAACGACCACGTGCTCACCTGCCTGGCGCGGGCCGGGCACACGCCGGCCAGCGTGCCCGCCCCGGACGAGGTCGTGTTCCTGTGCGACACCGCCAACCTGTCCACCGGCGGGACCGCCATCGACCGGACGGCCGTGATTCACCCGGACAACGCCACCATCGCCCGCCGCGCCGCTCAGGTGATCGGCCTGGACGTGGCCGGCATCGACCTGATCACGGCGGACATCACCCGCTCCGTGCACGAGACCGGAGGTGGGATCGTGGAGGTGAACGCCGCGCCCGGCTTCCGCATGCACCTGCAGCCCTCCGAGGGCGAACCCCGCAACGTGGCCGGACCCGTGCTGGACATGCTGTTCCCGAAGGACACACCCTGCCGCATGCCGATCATCGCGATCACCGGCACGAACGGCAAGAGCACCACGTCGCGCATGGTCGCGCACATCCTGCGTCACGCGGGGAAACGCGTGGGGCTCACGACGTCCAATGGCGTCTACATCAATGGTGAGCGCATCCTGGACGGCGACACCACCGGCCCGAAGAGCGCCCGCGTGGTGCTCAGCGACCCGACCGTGGAGGTCGCCGTGCTGGAAACCGCCCGCGGCGGCATCCTGCGCGAGGGCCTGGGCTTCGACCGCTGCGACGTGGGCGCGGTGCTGAACATCCAGCCCGACCACCTGGGCCTCAATGGCATCGAGACAGTGGAGGACCTCGCCTGGGTCAAGTCCCTGGTGGTGGAGGTCGTAACGGACAACGGCACCAGCGTCCTGAACGCTGACGATCCCCTCACGCTGCGCATGCGCCGCAAGGCCGGCGGGCAGGTCACGCTGTTCTCCATGCGCGGCGCGTCCGACTGCTCGGCCGACGTGCAGGCCCACATCGACGCCGGCGGCACCGCCGTCGTGCGCGAACCCACCCTGCTGGGCGACGAACTGGTGCTGTACCGCGACCGCCAGCGCCGCGCCATCCTGCGCACCCGCGACATCCCGGCGACCCTGGGAGGGTACGCGCAGGTGAACGTACAGAACGCCCTGGCCGCGGTCGCCATGACGGTCGCGCAGGGCGTGGACCTGCCGGTGATCCGCTCGGCCCTGAGCACCTTCACCACGTCCTTCGAGCAGAGCCCGGGCCGCCTGAACCTGTACGACGGGCATCCCTTCCGGGTGCTGCTGGACTACGCGCACAACCCCTCCGGCATGGAGCACCTGCGCGATCTGTTGCCCCACCTGCGGCCCCCCCGCGGCCGGGTGATCGGGGTGATGGGCGTGGCCGGCGACCGCCGCGACGAGGACATCCGCCGCATGGGCACCCTGGCCGCCGAGGCCTTCGACATCCTGATCGTCCGGGAGGACGAGTACCGCCGCGGCCGTCCCGCGGGCGAGGGCGCGCGTCTGGTGACTCAGGGCGCCCTGGAGGCCGGGCATGACCCCGAACAGATGACCACCATCCTGTCCGAACCCGAGGCCGTGGAGCACGCGCTGCAACTGGCCCGGCCCGGCGACCTGGTGGTGCTGCTCGCCACCGAGGTCGAGCACTCCTGGGCGCAGGTGCGCGACTTCGACAGCTCCGGACTGGCCCCCCTGCCGGACCTCCCCGCCAGCTCCGCCACCGGGGCCGGCGCATGA
- a CDS encoding isoaspartyl peptidase/L-asparaginase family protein: MSGAQGTGHWALIVHGGAHEIPPEKQQASRDGVRAALQAGRAVLEAGGSALEATEAAIRVLEADPTFNAGYGADLNSDGQVELDASMMDGVTLDVGAVTAVRGVRHPISVARELLREREVLLAAQGARRFAAERGAELCAPDDLISPEQAQARNDTVGCVALDRQGHLAAGVSTGGLSGQRPGRVGDSPQIGCGFYADNRVGAVVLSGEGESLARMVSAARILTRVDESGPDAAVREVLEAMQTRVGGDGGGLVALPDGQLGWWHNTPHMSVAYQHAGMPAPQVYLKKAEEGEHVQAER; this comes from the coding sequence ATGAGCGGCGCGCAGGGAACAGGCCACTGGGCACTGATCGTGCACGGCGGCGCCCACGAAATCCCACCGGAAAAGCAGCAGGCCAGCCGGGACGGGGTGCGCGCCGCCCTGCAGGCCGGCCGTGCGGTGCTGGAAGCCGGCGGCTCGGCCCTGGAGGCTACCGAGGCCGCCATCCGGGTGCTGGAGGCCGATCCGACCTTCAACGCCGGGTACGGCGCCGACCTGAACAGCGACGGCCAGGTGGAACTCGACGCGTCCATGATGGACGGCGTCACGCTGGACGTCGGGGCGGTCACGGCCGTGCGCGGCGTGCGGCACCCGATCAGCGTGGCGCGGGAACTGCTGCGGGAACGGGAGGTGCTGCTCGCCGCCCAGGGCGCCCGCCGCTTCGCGGCGGAACGCGGCGCGGAACTGTGCGCCCCGGACGACCTGATCAGCCCCGAGCAGGCCCAGGCGCGCAACGACACCGTCGGCTGCGTCGCCCTGGACCGCCAGGGGCATCTGGCGGCCGGCGTGTCCACCGGTGGGCTCAGCGGCCAGCGGCCCGGCCGGGTGGGGGACTCCCCGCAGATCGGCTGCGGCTTCTACGCCGACAACCGCGTGGGCGCCGTGGTCCTGAGCGGCGAGGGCGAGAGTCTGGCGCGCATGGTCAGCGCTGCACGCATCCTGACCCGGGTGGACGAATCCGGCCCGGACGCCGCGGTGCGCGAGGTGCTCGAAGCCATGCAGACCCGGGTGGGCGGCGACGGCGGTGGGCTGGTCGCCCTGCCGGATGGTCAGCTCGGGTGGTGGCACAACACCCCGCACATGTCCGTGGCATACCAGCACGCCGGGATGCCCGCCCCGCAGGTGTACCTGAAGAAAGCTGAGGAGGGCGAGCATGTCCAGGCCGAACGCTGA
- a CDS encoding cyanophycinase gives MSRPNAEPAGARPGRGTLIIIGGHEAKEGRREILREVARHVQEKKLVIATVASHKPEGYFEEYEKAFHGLGVGELAELYVNERQEALHDEKLQALTDAAGVLFSGGDQVRITSQIGDTPLDARVREIYEAGGVVAGTSAGASVMCETMLVGGASRSSYRIGDLRMAPGLGLVCGIIIDQHFAERGRMGRLLGAVAQNPRILGIGIDEDTAIVMENSHFRVIGSGAVYVADGSGITHSNIAEAHTDEPLSLSDVRLHVLSAGDAFDLKRRQPQPGEAHRAPTRERG, from the coding sequence ATGTCCAGGCCGAACGCTGAACCTGCCGGCGCCCGGCCGGGCCGGGGCACGCTGATCATCATCGGCGGGCACGAGGCCAAGGAAGGCCGCCGGGAGATCCTGCGCGAGGTCGCGCGGCACGTGCAGGAGAAGAAACTGGTGATCGCCACCGTCGCCTCCCACAAACCCGAGGGGTACTTCGAGGAGTACGAGAAGGCCTTCCACGGCCTGGGCGTGGGCGAACTCGCCGAACTGTACGTCAACGAGCGCCAGGAGGCCCTGCACGACGAGAAACTCCAGGCCCTCACGGACGCCGCGGGCGTGCTGTTCAGCGGCGGGGACCAGGTGCGCATCACCAGCCAGATCGGGGACACGCCGCTGGACGCCCGCGTCCGCGAGATCTACGAGGCGGGCGGCGTGGTGGCCGGCACGTCCGCCGGGGCGTCGGTGATGTGCGAGACCATGCTGGTCGGCGGCGCCAGCCGCTCCTCGTACCGCATCGGGGACCTCCGGATGGCGCCGGGCCTGGGGCTGGTGTGCGGGATCATCATCGACCAGCACTTCGCCGAGCGCGGCCGCATGGGCCGCCTGCTGGGCGCGGTGGCGCAGAACCCCCGCATCCTCGGCATCGGCATCGACGAGGACACCGCCATCGTGATGGAGAACAGCCACTTCCGCGTGATCGGCAGCGGCGCCGTGTACGTCGCCGACGGCTCCGGCATTACCCACTCGAACATCGCCGAGGCCCACACCGACGAGCCGCTGTCCCTCAGCGACGTGAGATTGCACGTGCTGTCCGCCGGGGACGCCTTCGACCTGAAACGCCGCCAGCCGCAGCCGGGCGAGGCGCACCGGGCGCCCACCCGGGAGCGCGGCTGA
- a CDS encoding erythromycin esterase family protein translates to MTGAVRPAWQRHAQPITGASSDYDALLGGIGNARFVLIGEASHGTHEFYRERARLTRHLIEHHGFQAVAVEADWPDAYRVNRFVRGLGDDQTAQEALGDFQRFPKWMWRNADTQAFVAWLRDHNERHPQDGAGFYGLDLYSLHRSMNAVVDYLEGVDPDAARRARERYACFEMFGPDPQLYGYATERGVTEPCEEQAWQQLTELQRREAELTRGDLLAGDEHFHAEQNARLALNAETYYRSMFRGRDESWNLRDTHMADTLAALDEHLSARGEPARIVIWAHNSHLGDARASAMGWERGELNLGQLTRERWPDQTFIIGQTTAGGTVFASDDWDAPGRIKQVRPPLPGSLEEELHAAGQDAFWLDMHDPEVQAALGEGHLQRFIGVIYRPDTERWSHYVHTRPAAMYDAVLHFDMTTALSPLDATPGDDGGELPETYPTGE, encoded by the coding sequence GTGACCGGCGCGGTGCGCCCCGCCTGGCAGCGTCACGCGCAGCCCATCACCGGCGCCAGCAGCGACTACGACGCCCTGCTGGGGGGCATCGGGAACGCCCGGTTCGTGCTGATCGGCGAGGCGTCCCACGGCACGCACGAGTTCTACCGGGAACGCGCCCGCCTCACCCGGCACCTCATCGAGCATCACGGCTTTCAGGCGGTGGCGGTCGAGGCCGACTGGCCGGACGCCTACCGCGTGAACCGCTTCGTGCGCGGCCTGGGCGACGACCAGACCGCGCAGGAGGCCCTGGGGGACTTCCAGCGCTTCCCGAAATGGATGTGGCGCAACGCCGATACCCAGGCCTTCGTGGCGTGGCTGCGGGACCACAACGAGCGCCACCCGCAGGACGGCGCCGGGTTCTACGGCCTGGACCTGTACAGCCTGCACCGCAGCATGAACGCCGTCGTGGACTACCTCGAGGGTGTGGACCCGGACGCCGCCCGCCGCGCCCGCGAACGCTACGCCTGTTTCGAGATGTTCGGCCCGGACCCGCAGCTGTACGGGTACGCCACCGAGCGCGGCGTCACCGAACCCTGCGAGGAGCAGGCCTGGCAGCAGCTGACCGAACTGCAGCGCCGCGAGGCGGAACTCACCCGCGGGGACCTGCTCGCCGGCGACGAGCACTTCCACGCCGAGCAGAACGCCCGGCTGGCCCTGAACGCCGAGACGTACTACCGCTCCATGTTCCGCGGCCGGGACGAGTCCTGGAACCTGCGCGACACGCACATGGCCGACACCCTCGCCGCCCTGGACGAGCACTTGAGCGCACGGGGCGAACCGGCCCGGATCGTGATCTGGGCGCACAACTCCCACCTGGGTGACGCCCGGGCCAGCGCCATGGGCTGGGAGCGGGGCGAACTGAACCTGGGGCAGCTGACCCGGGAACGCTGGCCGGACCAGACCTTCATCATCGGGCAGACCACCGCCGGCGGCACCGTGTTCGCCAGCGACGACTGGGACGCCCCCGGCCGCATCAAGCAGGTCCGGCCGCCCCTGCCGGGTAGCCTGGAAGAGGAGTTGCACGCGGCCGGCCAGGACGCCTTCTGGCTGGACATGCACGACCCCGAGGTGCAGGCCGCGCTGGGGGAAGGGCACCTGCAGCGCTTCATCGGCGTGATCTACCGCCCGGACACGGAACGCTGGAGCCACTACGTGCACACTCGCCCGGCCGCCATGTACGACGCCGTGCTGCACTTCGACATGACCACCGCCCTGAGTCCGCTGGACGCCACGCCCGGCGACGACGGGGGAGAACTCCCGGAAACCTACCCCACCGGCGAGTGA
- a CDS encoding DUF6766 family protein, producing the protein MKEFWKNNALSTVLLLLFVAFWVAQALTGWAVHNQELQEWGQRTLGLGAYLGSGHFWSSTAENWESEFLQMSVYVVFTVYLRQRGSAESNPYPDETTQAERDQERRDDKVRGLWKRNSLTFTLLALFLVSFGTHLLGSWRATRLEELARGQEAPTLGQFLGEAEFWFESFQNWQSEFLAVAAIVVLTIFLRQIGSSQSKAVTAPNSQTGDA; encoded by the coding sequence ATGAAGGAATTCTGGAAGAACAACGCCCTGTCCACGGTGCTGCTGCTGCTGTTCGTCGCGTTCTGGGTGGCGCAGGCGCTCACCGGCTGGGCCGTGCACAACCAGGAGCTTCAGGAATGGGGCCAGCGCACCCTGGGCCTCGGGGCGTACCTGGGCAGCGGGCACTTCTGGTCCTCCACCGCGGAGAACTGGGAGAGCGAATTCCTGCAGATGTCGGTGTACGTGGTGTTCACCGTGTACCTGCGCCAGCGCGGCAGCGCCGAATCCAACCCCTACCCGGACGAGACGACCCAGGCCGAACGCGACCAGGAACGCCGAGACGACAAGGTCAGGGGCCTGTGGAAACGCAACTCCCTGACGTTCACCCTGCTGGCCCTGTTCCTGGTGTCGTTCGGCACGCACCTCCTGGGCTCCTGGCGGGCGACCCGCCTGGAGGAACTCGCCCGCGGGCAGGAGGCCCCCACCCTGGGGCAGTTCCTGGGGGAGGCGGAATTCTGGTTCGAGTCCTTCCAGAACTGGCAGAGTGAGTTCCTGGCGGTGGCGGCCATCGTGGTCCTCACCATCTTCCTGCGTCAGATCGGGTCGTCGCAGTCCAAGGCGGTCACCGCCCCGAACAGCCAGACCGGCGACGCCTGA
- a CDS encoding sensor histidine kinase, whose product MSARVPAFDWARTPLGPQGAWPPGLHSVVDLVLSSAFPMILLWGPDLVQIYNDGYGVILGPKEPGALGQPTRECWPEVWHINEPIYRQVWQGETFYFEDQLYPLTRHGFPEEAYFTLCYSPVRQDGEIGGVLVTITETTPQVLGARRLNLLREHAETLAQVQSVAELRRLVQTAPARPDAPFTALYLHEAGGVPGELQAVLDARQPLVLDWPPRSWPVMGVPPRPAVALPLDGVDRDRPAGVLVVGLNEQVRLDGAYRDFLGSYARQLAAALVRLHSQEQAELNRRLDEERAALAAFTAFTEAVGTQTDAAVLARQAAEVLLARYPGSTVVYYEPDGPAGGTWAARVWSEDLERQPDLLALLRAGLPAHTPFIAQVLGGRQAVFTDGWNAEQQQVAHTGGYTRSANLPVIVGSEVRGLLGMGGREAQAWADRDRALFSAVGRGLTLALERAAGVEQLERQRERLADLNAELGAFITRTAHSLERPAAQLAQVLDPGQPTGLDGLPPYDPAELRDEVTRLRGVARDLRQLARLEQHALTLEPLAVAELFEELRDARQDNPGGRNVRWLLGPLPIVRGDRALLRQALDVLMTFTLSATRGAQDVMVSSDELDGEVRVIVEDDGPGLSGEEAATLFDLAVRTDQSVPLLAGGGLVQVRRVLARHGGWAWAESRSCGGKVVLTFPQDDATTALEALFRPGG is encoded by the coding sequence ATGTCGGCCCGCGTGCCGGCCTTCGATTGGGCGCGCACGCCCCTGGGGCCGCAGGGCGCGTGGCCGCCCGGGCTGCACAGCGTGGTCGATCTGGTGCTGTCCAGCGCCTTTCCGATGATCCTGCTGTGGGGCCCGGACCTGGTGCAGATCTACAACGACGGGTACGGCGTGATCCTGGGGCCGAAGGAACCGGGCGCGCTCGGCCAGCCCACCCGCGAGTGCTGGCCGGAGGTATGGCACATCAACGAGCCCATCTACCGGCAGGTGTGGCAGGGCGAGACCTTCTACTTCGAGGACCAGCTCTACCCCCTGACCCGCCACGGCTTCCCGGAGGAGGCGTACTTCACGCTGTGTTACAGCCCGGTCCGGCAGGACGGCGAGATCGGCGGGGTGCTGGTCACCATCACGGAAACCACCCCGCAGGTGCTCGGGGCGCGGCGGCTGAATCTCCTGCGTGAGCACGCCGAGACGCTGGCGCAGGTGCAGTCCGTGGCGGAACTGAGGCGCCTGGTGCAGACCGCGCCGGCCCGCCCGGACGCGCCGTTCACGGCGCTGTACCTGCACGAGGCGGGCGGCGTGCCCGGGGAACTGCAGGCGGTGCTGGACGCCCGGCAGCCGCTGGTGCTGGACTGGCCGCCCCGGTCGTGGCCGGTGATGGGCGTGCCGCCCCGCCCGGCCGTGGCCCTGCCACTGGACGGCGTGGACCGCGACCGGCCGGCCGGGGTGCTGGTCGTCGGGCTGAACGAGCAGGTGCGGCTGGACGGCGCGTACCGGGATTTCCTGGGCAGTTACGCCCGGCAGCTGGCGGCGGCGCTGGTGCGCCTGCACTCGCAGGAGCAGGCGGAACTGAACCGCCGGCTGGACGAGGAACGCGCGGCCCTGGCGGCCTTCACGGCGTTCACCGAGGCGGTGGGCACGCAGACGGACGCGGCCGTGCTGGCCCGGCAGGCGGCGGAGGTGCTGCTGGCCCGCTACCCGGGCAGCACCGTCGTGTACTACGAACCGGACGGCCCCGCCGGCGGGACGTGGGCGGCGCGCGTGTGGAGTGAGGACCTGGAGCGGCAGCCGGACCTGCTGGCCCTGCTGCGCGCCGGCCTGCCCGCGCACACGCCCTTCATCGCGCAGGTGCTGGGAGGCCGGCAGGCCGTGTTCACCGACGGCTGGAACGCCGAGCAGCAGCAGGTGGCGCACACCGGCGGGTACACCCGCTCCGCGAACCTGCCGGTCATCGTGGGCAGCGAGGTGCGCGGCCTGCTGGGCATGGGCGGCCGGGAAGCTCAGGCCTGGGCGGACCGGGACCGGGCGCTGTTCAGCGCGGTCGGGCGCGGCCTGACCCTGGCCCTGGAACGCGCGGCCGGCGTGGAACAGCTGGAACGGCAACGGGAGCGGCTGGCGGACCTGAACGCGGAACTGGGCGCGTTCATCACCCGCACCGCCCACAGCCTGGAACGCCCGGCGGCGCAGCTGGCCCAGGTGCTGGACCCGGGCCAGCCGACGGGCCTGGACGGCCTGCCGCCCTACGACCCGGCCGAGCTGCGCGACGAGGTGACGCGCCTGCGCGGCGTGGCCCGTGACCTGCGGCAGCTCGCGCGGCTGGAGCAGCATGCCCTGACGCTGGAGCCCCTGGCGGTGGCGGAGCTGTTCGAGGAGCTGCGGGACGCCCGACAGGACAATCCGGGCGGCCGGAACGTGCGCTGGCTGCTGGGGCCGCTGCCGATCGTGCGGGGGGACCGGGCGCTGCTGCGTCAGGCGCTGGACGTGCTGATGACCTTCACGCTCAGCGCCACCCGCGGAGCGCAGGACGTCATGGTCAGCAGCGACGAGCTGGACGGTGAGGTGCGCGTGATCGTCGAGGACGACGGCCCCGGCCTGAGCGGCGAGGAGGCCGCGACGCTGTTCGACCTGGCGGTCCGGACAGATCAGAGCGTGCCGCTGCTGGCGGGCGGGGGGCTGGTGCAGGTGCGGCGGGTCCTGGCCCGGCACGGCGGGTGGGCCTGGGCGGAGTCGCGCAGCTGCGGCGGGAAGGTCGTGCTGACCTTCCCGCAGGACGACGCCACGACCGCGCTCGAAGCCCTGTTCCGGCCAGGCGGCTGA
- a CDS encoding MBL fold metallo-hydrolase: protein MTLPSPALKIGELEFVRPDVAQLRLPVVNVFFLGAPGGPWVLVDAGMPPDAAVILRHARRTYGRPPEAVVLTHGHLDHTGGLRALLEAWPGVRVYAHALEVPHLTGEAPYPFPDPTVGGSMSLLSPLLSPGPFRFTESLSVLPGDADAGEVPHAAGWTWRHTPGHSNGHVSLWRDADRTVIAGDAVVTTRQEDMLRAVTMQPQELRGPPRYYTSNWAAAQGSAAALAGLRPDLLLTGHGLPLPHAAPALDELVREFGTRGTPPRGYYLQHPVPVEALRRGRPDPMRSRVLGAVGAVLALWLLLRRQ from the coding sequence ATGACCCTGCCCTCCCCTGCCCTGAAGATCGGTGAGCTGGAGTTCGTGCGGCCGGACGTGGCGCAGCTGCGCCTGCCGGTGGTGAACGTGTTCTTCCTGGGCGCCCCGGGCGGCCCCTGGGTGCTGGTGGACGCCGGCATGCCGCCGGACGCGGCGGTGATCCTGCGCCACGCCCGGCGCACGTATGGCCGGCCGCCGGAAGCGGTCGTCCTGACGCACGGGCACCTGGACCACACCGGCGGGCTGCGGGCGCTGCTGGAGGCCTGGCCGGGCGTGCGCGTGTACGCCCATGCGCTGGAGGTGCCGCACCTGACCGGGGAGGCGCCGTACCCCTTCCCGGACCCGACGGTGGGGGGCAGCATGAGCCTGCTCTCGCCGCTGCTGTCGCCCGGGCCGTTCCGGTTCACGGAGTCCCTGTCGGTCCTGCCCGGCGACGCGGACGCGGGCGAGGTGCCGCACGCGGCCGGCTGGACCTGGCGGCACACGCCCGGCCACAGCAACGGGCATGTGTCGCTGTGGCGGGACGCCGACCGCACCGTGATCGCCGGGGACGCGGTGGTCACCACCCGGCAGGAGGACATGCTGCGGGCCGTGACCATGCAGCCGCAGGAACTGCGCGGCCCGCCCCGGTACTACACGTCCAACTGGGCCGCGGCGCAGGGGTCGGCCGCGGCGCTCGCGGGCCTGCGCCCGGACCTGCTGCTGACCGGGCACGGTCTCCCGCTGCCGCACGCGGCGCCGGCCCTGGATGAACTGGTCCGGGAGTTCGGCACGCGGGGCACGCCGCCGCGGGGCTACTACCTGCAGCATCCCGTGCCGGTGGAGGCCCTGCGCCGCGGCCGGCCGGACCCGATGCGCTCCCGGGTGCTGGGGGCAGTGGGGGCGGTCCTGGCGCTGTGGCTGCTGCTCCGGCGGCAGTGA
- a CDS encoding glucose-1-phosphate thymidylyltransferase produces MKALIPAAGFGSRLRPLTFSRPKPVLPVAGQPIIAYALQHLRSVGIEDIAIVTSDATEAPLRAALADWPDVTFLRQAYMGGLGHAVAGAEEWADGDDLCVMLADNLFEHSPAGLLQAFRDGGAHAALALIEVEDPRAFGVAELDGEGASGRVRSIVEKPEQPETNLAVAGLYCFTPRIFEALRQVPVSARGELELTDAISWLIRDGAVVRGYRQPGWWKDTGRPADLLEANAWMLARQGSVQRGTVEHSLVQGNVVIEAGARVCRSVIVGPAYIGPDAVIEDARLGPGVSVGRGAQVIGAIVRHSILEAGACVSGLSGTLSDSILGQGAQLSRQPATSYHQCLMPDASTLSIAGD; encoded by the coding sequence ATGAAAGCCCTGATTCCCGCCGCCGGTTTCGGTTCCCGCCTGCGTCCCCTGACGTTCTCCCGTCCGAAGCCGGTGCTGCCGGTGGCCGGGCAGCCCATCATCGCCTACGCCCTGCAGCACCTGCGGAGCGTGGGCATTGAGGACATCGCCATCGTGACGTCCGACGCGACCGAGGCGCCGCTGCGCGCGGCGCTGGCCGACTGGCCGGACGTGACGTTCCTGCGTCAGGCGTACATGGGGGGGCTCGGGCACGCCGTGGCCGGCGCGGAAGAGTGGGCTGACGGCGACGACCTGTGCGTGATGCTGGCCGACAACCTGTTCGAGCACAGTCCCGCCGGTCTGCTGCAGGCGTTCCGTGACGGCGGCGCGCACGCGGCCCTGGCGCTCATTGAGGTGGAGGACCCGCGGGCCTTCGGCGTGGCCGAACTGGACGGCGAGGGCGCCTCAGGGCGGGTGCGGTCCATCGTGGAGAAACCCGAGCAGCCGGAGACGAACCTGGCCGTGGCCGGGCTGTACTGCTTCACGCCGCGGATCTTCGAGGCGCTGCGGCAGGTGCCGGTCAGCGCCCGCGGGGAACTGGAACTCACGGACGCGATCTCCTGGCTGATCCGGGACGGCGCCGTGGTCCGCGGGTACCGCCAGCCCGGGTGGTGGAAGGACACCGGAAGGCCCGCCGACCTGCTGGAGGCGAACGCCTGGATGCTCGCCCGGCAGGGATCGGTGCAGCGCGGCACGGTGGAACACAGCCTGGTGCAGGGGAACGTGGTGATCGAGGCGGGCGCGCGGGTGTGCCGGTCGGTGATCGTGGGTCCGGCGTACATCGGCCCGGACGCCGTGATCGAGGACGCCCGCCTCGGGCCGGGCGTGAGCGTGGGCCGGGGCGCGCAGGTGATCGGCGCGATCGTCCGGCACAGCATCCTGGAGGCCGGCGCGTGCGTGAGCGGCCTGTCGGGCACGCTGAGTGACAGCATTCTCGGGCAGGGCGCGCAGCTGTCGCGGCAGCCGGCCACGAGTTACCACCAGTGCCTGATGCCGGACGCCAGCACGCTATCCATCGCGGGGGACTGA
- a CDS encoding DUF2171 domain-containing protein, with the protein MDDITPGLPIICADDLILSSVEGVEDEYLVTTPLEDGRRHFIPLELVDRVDDAVYLTVNRDELAEYL; encoded by the coding sequence ATGGACGACATCACGCCCGGACTGCCCATCATCTGCGCCGACGACCTCATCCTCAGCTCGGTGGAGGGCGTGGAGGACGAGTACCTCGTGACCACGCCCCTGGAGGACGGCCGGCGGCACTTCATTCCCCTGGAGCTGGTGGACCGGGTGGACGACGCCGTCTACCTGACCGTCAACCGCGACGAACTGGCCGAGTACCTGTGA